tccctttacttgCCTTTGTTCTAAGCAAAACAATCCCCAATGCTGTAAACTTTTTTCATGTTATTTTGGCACCTAAGGCTGAAAATTTCACAAGGAACTCTTCGTGGgagtaaaaacacaataataacaatatattACATAATTaagaatttgctgccttttcatgacaccccaaatcagctgcctcaaGCAACCacgccctcgtctatacgacttCCATACTGCTGCGCCTGGTAGCATGAGCCCGGGTGCAGATGCACTGACGCTCCTTCCCAACATCTATATGGGGAGAAGCACAGTTGATGGTTTCCAGAGGCGCCAGGGAGCAACCGCCCACCTCTTCTCTGGTAAGTGTGgggtttttaatgggaaaagtgtggggttttgtttgtttagctgtaaatgcgaaggatcgcatttacagctaactgtggggaggggagagaggaacgaggcagccggctctcctccctttgagctcgctctggctgccccgtccccctcccctcaactgtttttgtttttatttttaatctttagatgcgcaccttcacatctaaagattaaaaaaagaactgggggagggggagagtaatggggcagccagagcgagctcagagggaggagagccagctgccctgttcctccctgctcccctgtTCTCCCGGCAGTGGCGGCTGACTCCATActgccccttccctctctcccctccctcccattcttttttttaaaaaaacttttattattattatttcgtgaACATACATTGCCTAAAAGCATTAGATACAGACATCATatctaataagaagaaaaagaaaaggaaaaagaaaaagagggggaaacaacaaaagaacaaaagaatacacacaacaagcttcatcccatgtacctgcttccctcggattatccccgtggcactaagctttcgctgttgctgttgttttttgctactgggcgacagcgatcctttgcataccaggaagtgagtttaaagggggggaaatgtaaaaaataaaaaataaaaaacagatgacccaattcaattcaaatttggtatgcttaaagctctccctaatatctattactgtgccaattttggtgtctttatctttaaagcttacacagatgtaggCATTTTTTTAacatcctgctcctgcgccccagcggtggctcggaagatacgctcaaaaagtaggggctaaatacggcgaatcttttttgctttattgcacaattaaggcaggatgcatgggagtacttcacaatcaaagcagattataaggttaAAAACttatgagtcatagaatcatagagtcatagaatagctcaatgcaggaatccaccctaaagcatccctgacagatggttgtccagctgcctcttgaatgtctctagtgtgggagagcccacaacctccctaggtaactgattccattgtcgtactgctctaacagtcaggatgtttttcctgatgtccagctggagtctggcttcctgtaatttgagcccattatttcgtgtcctgcactctgggatgatcaagaagagatcctggccctcctctgtgtgacaaccttttaagtatttgaagagtgctatcatgtctcccctcaatcttctcttctccaggctaaacatgcccaattctttcagtctctcttcatagggctttgtttccaaacccctgatcatcctggttgccctcctttgcatgcagttcgcagtcctttgcatgcaattagcagtgattgcacagtataatgctggtgtgataaagctcaacaaggttaaggtgtattttcggctctctacacatcaaaacTGTGAATTAGATTCTCTCTTTGTTTAATTACATTTAAGACGATActaaaattcttttctttcttctaagttaactatatctcatacattgaattcACAGACAAACACattgtttttctctgtctcttgcaaaaattctatcaatgGTTTCCATTCCGATATAAATGTGTCTGTTGATTTATTTGTaattattgctgtaagttttgccatttctgccaactCTAATATCTTCAATATGTATTCTTGCATTGTTGGCattgtttcatttttccacttctgtgcatataataatctcgctgccgttgtcatttacaaaaacaaagttcccccttctctttcaactgattgtccattagccccaatagaaaggcttcCAGTTTCATTTGAGTGTAGGATTAGAGAAGGTTAGGCTAACATCAAGCTTGTGGAATCTActaatccttaaaaaacaaacaaacaactataatcctgagatccaccaactggagctacTGCAAAATAACaactcaggcaggcaggcagactaaAGAACATGGTGCATATTCTGGGCGTGTGCTCAGCACAGGAAGTTAAGATCACTGACAGAATCAAGTTCAAAAGTTATTTGTTGTTAGACCACTGGGAGTCAAGAGACTCctggtgatctactgcaaatcacccagagatctcaATCTACCTTAACATCTGCGTACCTCTGCTGTAGTGCACCAAGatcagccagtatcatactgcccttatacaaatctatggtgcgaccacacttagaatactgtgtacagttctggttaccacacctaaaaaaggatattatagagctggaaaaagtgcagaaaagggcaactaaaatgattaagaggctggagcatctcccctaggagggaaggttacatcatctgggattgtttagcttggaaaaaaggaggctaaggggagacatgacagaggtgtacaaaaagtatgcgtggtatggagaatgcagatagggagacatttttctccctctataaaaatactagaacctggggtcatcccatgaaactgattggtaggagatccaggacaaataaaaggaagtacttcttcacacagtacagacagttaaattatggcactcactaccacaagatgtagtgatagccaccaatctggatagctttaaaagggggttggatatattcctggatgcaaaggctatcaatggctactagcactgatggttgtgtgctatctccagattcgaggcaataagcctgtgtgcaccagttgctggggaatatgggcgggagggtgctgttgcaccacgtcccgcttattcatccctggccgatggctggttggccactgtgcgaacagagtgctggactagatgggcccttgggctgatccagcagggcacttcttaagttcttatgttcaagATGCCAATTTTAGCCTCGCTTCCCAATTCAGACGCGCTCTCACCCGAAGATTCTAAATGCGTGTTAGAATCCCAAACGGTACAGAAAGCGAACGAACCCTCACAACGCAGCTCTGATGTTCATGGTAATCAATGAATCATTTAAGAAACTCCGATgtgttttcttttccctcccctcttttaacATATAAATACGGGCGTGGAGGGAAGACACGTAACATAGGACTCCGATGTAGAAAAATGGCTGAGCGTGTCGGTAGGGCGACGAAACGAAATCCTTCTGATTGGGCAGAGCGCTGGGCAATGATCCCCTCTGCGTCTTTGTCAAAAAAATGACAGGGCCTTCGCCGCTTTTTAATGGCAAGGGCTTGCGGCCGCGCTGGAGGTTTCGCCCCCCTAGACCATCAGGGGGCGCTGCGAGCACAGCTCATGCCCGCGTGCACCTGGACTCCGGAAACCGGTTATGTTCTCTCTATGGcagcatttctttctctctctccctcttcctgccCCTTGGAGCCGGAAGTGGGGGGAACGGGAGAAAGAGACCTTTGAACAACACGCCCCGCTATTGGTGAGAATCTCCGATTCACCCAACGGCATGACTCGTTGTTCAGGTCCGGCCCGTCTCGCCATCTTGCTTGCTTGTTCTGGGGAGCGCTGAGCTGTACATTCCCGGTCTGGGTGGAAGTGAGTCCGCCATGCCGCATTATCAGACTTGGGAGGAGTTTACCCGCGCTGCTGAGAAGCTCTACTTGTCCGACCCTATGAAGGTACTTGGCAGAGCCTGCTCGGGATATGGGAAACAGGGTCTCGCTGGGAAAGGCCGAACAGGCTTTGCTCCAAGAGCTGTAGGGGCAAATGGGATGGAACGGATGGATGCGTCGTGCCTGGCTCCTATTACATAATTTTTGGTTGGCGTGAATAAAACGCCCAAGTCCTAGTGACCTCGAAATTGTGACTCAATATAGCTGTTTTAAAAGTAACGATGCCTGGCTTTTTTGCATTTGAATTGGCTTGTGAAATTGTTTTTCCAGCTTCTGACCGAGGGAATACTTAAAATACTTGCAGAAAGAAACCTACCCAAAGTTGTGGGGTTTTGTAACTCATTGCACCTCTGGACACATGACTATATTGCATCAAAGTAACAGACGATGTTGTAAGTAAAATGGCCATGGTGTGAGTCTTGATATTTAATCCTCTTAAGGTCCAAACTGAgctgtttgcattttgttttagcTGAAGAGCAATACTGGAGGCTGTCCCACTTCCTTACAAATAGACACGCAGGAACATATTTGAGATTAAATCTTTATGGTCAGAACAAGCTCTTTTGGGGATGAATGATTATATGTTCTCTTACTGGTTTATCATTATAGGTGATCAAAGGCTCATCCCTAAGAAGCAATAGTTGTAGGTGTATCTTGAGTTCTATTAAATGTAGCCACATGGAACACATTGGCTCTCCAtgtgttttggtctacagctcccatcatttctcaccattgactgtgctaggtagggttgatgggagttgcaggtcaGCACCATCTGgagatcacaagtcccataccaCTTCCATAAGATGTGCTGTCTTATTTAATTAAGAGTTCAAACTCTAATCTGCACATGCCACATTTTCTAGGGCTTATCTACGTAATTGGTTCTAGTGGTTTGTTTTTTCCAATTGGTAGTGGTTAGATGAGAGTTCCTTTACTGAACTAAATAAAGGGAACTGTTGAAATATTTTGTGTAATTCTGTTAGATTATAAATAGCCACTTGTCCAGATCCTGTATTAAGTAGAAATTTTGAGCAGGCAGGGAACTTGTTTAACCTTGTGTGTATTCCTTTCCAGCGCCAAATGACTAAGATGGACTAGTAAAAAAGAATGAAACAGCTACTAATTCTTGCAGACATATTTTTCTAGACTGGATTAAAGAATTATACTTTTATCAGTTTTTGAAACTGTTGTATGAACACAATAGCCATATAGATACTATCTATTTATCTGTAAAATGTGTCATTTCAGGTGCGTGTTGTACTCAAATATCGGCACTGTGATGGAAATCTGTGCATCAAAGTAACAGACGATGTTGTTGTAAGTAAAATGGCCATGGCGTGAGTCTTGATATTTAATCCTCTTAAGGACCAAACTGAgctgtttgcattttgttttagcTGAAGAGCAATACTGGAGGCTGTTCCACTTTCTGAAGAAGAGATAAGGTTCTCCATAGTGGCAATGCTCCGCCAAAGCaggaagctgctttctactgCTTTTCAGTTTATATAAAAACGAACAAAATTATAGGGAGACTATTGGGGCATCTTCCATGTATGGTTGTGGTACAGTAGTgtgagagaatttttttttttttttgtagaaaaaCTTTTGCACTTTGATACAGTATTAAGAGTGTGAAGCACTTTGTCTCAGAGTTAACATGTTCACTTTTGGAATACTAATGCTTCTGCTGCCTATTCTGTTCATCATGTGAAATAAAACTATTAGGCAGATGGAATTCCTATATATTGCACATATAAAGGTGTTTGTGTAAAACTGTTTAAATGTTTAGGCATTCTGGATGATAGGATTGCTAGTTCTGGTTACACAGGTAACAATCTGTTTATTTGCAAACATGCGACTCTTTCGTATGTCCCATCTAGTGCAGCTTTACTTTCCAACAATGGCCCgccagacatttttctctctctctcaaaatactagaacctggggtcaacccataaagctgattggtgggagattcaggacaaaaacttcttcacacagcgcatagtcaaattatgaaattcactaccacaagatgtagtgatggccaccaaatgggatggctttaaaggggagttggataaattcctggaggaggctgtcagtggctactagccctgatcgttatgtgctacctccagtatctgaggtagtaagcccgtgtgtaccagttgctggggtacatgggtgggagggtgctgttgtaccatgtactgctttgttggtccctggtcaacagctggttgaccactgtgtgaacagtgctggactagatggaccctcagtctgatccagcatggcacttcttacattatTTTTTCTGGATGCTCAGAAATGACCCATGAAGGTGATGGCTGTTACTGTTGTTCAAGTCCAATGATGCTTGGAAGTAATGGCCTCTGAACATGGTAGTTCTAGTGAACTGTTTTATTGAACTGCTTTGGATAATAGCTGCTGTTAGACCCATCTGTAAAAAAAGCCTTATCAATTTCCAAGTGACAGTTACATAGCACCAGAGAAGCTATtctgagagagaaaaatgaacaGAGATAGGAAGAAAATACTTCATCTTAGCAAAATGGAATAATGAAGCTGACTGGTCCTGAATTGGTCCTTTCTTCTTGGACCTGTGCAAAATCAAGATCTATAATACATTTGTAGAAAGAACAAGAATCTCTTCTCTCCCAAAAACCTTGCTATATTGACAAGGTCAAAATGAAATTCCTTGTTCTACatgtctttcattttttaaacgaTCCTTGTTCTATTCCAGATTTTATGCTGTTGGGCTTTTAAAGTGTATTAGCTTTTGACATCCTAAATGCACTTACTAGGGACTGAACCCTATTGAATACAGTAGGACTGTAATAAAAATACATGGGATTGCACAGTTAGCTTAGTTCTAAAGCACACCAACTTTCATACCCACCTTCCCCCAAATGAAAATCTCTCCACAGTTTAAAGTTCTCTTTGGAGGCCCTTCTGTGCTTCCCACCACCAGGAAAGGTTAGGGTGGTGGGAGCATGGGGTAgtgccttttctgtggcagcatcCTGCTGTAGAACTCTCTTCCATAGGCAATTAGGCTGGCCCCTTCTCTGTTCAATTTTACTTGGGCTCTAGAAAGTATTCTGTATggctttttactattttaaatgtattagctccacactctgtttttaaaaaatcctctcctGCTCTTTATTCTGTTGgtgatgttttaaagttttaaaatttgcttttaattgtaagctgccttgagggccATATACCGGGCCCTAAAATAATTGAAACAAATCTTTAGAGCTTGGCCTTTTGCTGGAATGAGTATCCTGTTAGAGAGAGAAACTGTGAGATTTTCTTCTGCCAACAGTCTGAATCTTGCCTCTCTTAAATACTGCATGCTCATAAGTGCATGGCTTTAGTCTGAACACCATCAATTATGTCTTAAGACTATTGGTGAATATAAAAATACACTTTGGTGGCAATCCTTTACatccttatctgggagtaaggtcTGTTGAACTTGGTGGGGCGTACTTCCaattagacatgtataggactgcactgttgaAGAGGGTTTTCTTTAAATGGGGGAAGAATCTACAGAATTTATATCTCCTTTTTACTTCCACTAAGTAAAAAAGAGAACTTTGCTTCAAACGTTATAGTAATGGCTAATCTAAGGTAGCTTTCTTAACTTCCCTGAAAGCACTgagatgaggggtgggggagtggaaatAGGCTACTAATGGCCTCTTGAAGGTGAGCAACCTGAGTTCATGACAAAAGTGATATGTTTAAATTTTCATCCTTAATGCCTGGTTTAGCTACAATAGtattttacattattttcatACTTAGGCTACAATTTCTATGCACACTAGTGAGGAAgtcctatttattattattattacatttatatacagcctcatagccaaagctctctgggcggttattcaACTTGGTAGGATTACAGTAAATGTGCACTTGATGGGGTGACATATGTGCTGGTTGAAAGTTGTTTGTAACACTGAACTCAAGTTACTGCATTTGGCTCTGTTGCTTATATAAATAGTTTTGTCCTCGCAATCATCAGTGCCCTGATCTAAGCCTGTTGTTATACAAAAGATTTAAATTCCATTGCAAATCCAAAAATATTATGCAGATACAGTTCTGTATTCAAAAATATGGGGATAAAATCCAGTTTGACTCTGTGTAGCACAATCTCTTATTACTTGTGCAATGCAATATTCTCTAATGTATTTTCTTGGTGTCTGTATTGTAAGCTAATATTAAAATGAGGTTCAGATAAATTGAAAGAAACCCTGTTAAGTCCCCCTTCACCCATCTTTCTTTCAGTGTCTGCTCTATAGGACAGACCAGGCtcaagatgtaaagaagattgaGAAATTCCACAGTCAACTAATGCGACTCATGGTAGCCAAAGAATCCCGCAGTGTTGCCATGGAAACAGACTGAATATCTGGAAATAAAATGAATGCTCTAGTTATATTTCACAGGAGGAAAGTATCGCTTGGATTTGGGAAAACGTTGGAACAGAAGTGTGGTGGCATCAAGTGGATTATTAAAATCTAAAGTGGGTTTTGTAAAGATTTTCAGTCTCCACTTCGAAGTGGCTAGGAGACTTATATGCTTTCATTTGAaagcctctatttatttatttttaatttgagcAAGAGAATGTATGTCCTTTTCTGGAAATACTAAAGGTTAAAAGTGGGTTTCGCCAGATTTGTACACTTTCTTTTGTAATTCTTCAGCATGCTCcgtaaaaaagagaaaacaagttTGTTCCTTTGAGggatttctttttattctttttgaaTTGTATGTCTCTGTGTTTTCTAAAGTGAAAGACAATTAATGTAGAAACTGGATGTAATACACATTAATATGTGGATATATTATTGGCAAAACACAGAATTGGCAATACGACTAAGCCTATGGATAATCATTCCATGTAACTGGCTTGCTCTGTTTAAACCTGATAGTGGCCTGACATTCATCAACATCTATTGGCTGTTCAGTATTCATATAAAATCTGCAGAGGAATAAATCCCCTTTTGGGGCCAGACAATTGTTCATGGCAACAGATCCAGTACTCTGCTTGAGATTGGTGACTGAGAAGCTGCTGAATCAACCAGACTTTGGACAAAAGGAAAGAGCTAAGAGTGCAAATAGGGTCTAATCCAGAATGtcttattctctccccccaccccaccccaggtattATCTGAAGCAGCTAAAACACCTGAACAACTTGGAAATAGCTGTCATCAAGGTTACTGTCTGACTATCCTATACCATAGACTATATAGCCACCACCTTTTGAGCTTTCAATATTTCTTGTTATGAAGATATTGTCACCAAACTCTAAATTTCTGTGGAAAGTGCTATATACTGTTAAATACAGCCGtcgagagagagaatgaaagctgTGCAGCTACATTACATATCACTTATGAACGGATGTGTGTTTACTGCATCAAATGAAAACAAGAGTTCTGTTTAAtactggttttttaaatttagttAGCCATACTGTTCACCAACACAGCAGTCTTTGGATATTGTCCCAGTATGTTAGAAAGCAATTTCTTACAAGGTGTGTTGATGCACTCTAGTATATTTACTACAGCATGATATATAGCCTCCTATCAGTTCTGGTGCTATTATGACATCAGCAAATAAAAGACTTGCCAGTACTGTCCCCTTGCCCATTGTTTTCTGTTCCAGTATTTTTATTAATATAAACATTTATTTGTGCCTCATTGTGAACTGAACTCCAATATAGTTGAAGTCAAGCCATTTTCACTCTTTATGGTTAGTATACTGTAGAAAAGCTCAGTCTTGATGGTTTAATTTTTCACTATTATGCTGTTGTGGCCATTTTAAAGGCCAGGCTGTCCTCACCTACCAAAGTAtttgtgactgggttcagatgacacaatagtcaacggtagaCTAAATAGTctgccattgactattgtgttgtctgtgggGCAAAAATGAAATAACCGACTCTGAtaatcaacactgtgcagagttgattatctgcacaaccgttgattattgtgttgtctgtcgtgCTCCATGGATTATTTCCCTGTCTACAGTGtcgtgaggcaagagcagcagaaaccatTGCTGCTTTTGCCCATCGGAGCTCCATAGACAGGGGAAATAATCCTGGCCTGGGAAGCGCTTGGGGAGCTGTCAATCGTGCTATCCCTTGGTGGGATGCTGCGATCCGTGGCTCCCCATGCACTTCCTGGGAGAGGCCCATTAGTTTTGAAGCCAAGGCTGGAGAGAGCTGTCACTTCTCTCCAGCTTCAGCATCAAAGCAAATGGATCTGCGTGCGTTGCGCAGAGATACCATCCCAGACCATGCATGTcatctcttcccttccctgcccccccccccccgcccatggcATGTGCATCACAGTGTCACCTCTCTCCGCCCTTAGCCCCGAAACTAATGAGCAAGGATGCACTGCACATGGATACCATGCCTGGTGATGATATTCCTCTGCAGCACATGTATCCCCATTTGTTTTGGGGCTGAGTGTGGGGAGAGCTGACAGTGTCACCTCTCGACACTAAAACTAATGGGGATGCACGTGCTGCAGAGGAATATCCCGGGGGGATGGTTTCTATGCCCAATGTGTCCTTGCCCATTTGTTTTGATGCCAGTGGTGGAGAGAGCTGCTGCTGACAGCTCCCTTCGGTGTCAAAATAAATGGGGGGTGCACATGTTGCGGAGGCATGCCAGCCCTGGTTCAGGCTGGTATCCCTCTGCAGCACATACATCCCCAGCAGAGGAGACCCAAGGACGTGCTGCGTCCTTCCCCAGTGGAGGAGACCTAATGATGCATATACTAAAACTATTTTCAGAATTTGGGAAAAGTGGCAGTCTGAGCTGTCTCCAGTGTGGTCCCCCACTTACCCCAATGCAATCATACTTGGGTAAATTAGACACGAGTACTGTTAGTAAAGTTACTGAATGGGAAAAGAAGGGATATTTTTGCTTGAGAGATTTCTATGTCCAGGATAAACCAAAAACAATAGAACAACTTAGAGTTGATATAGGAGAACTAGGCCTGGGATGGCTACAAGAAGCTCTATTATCTCACTTCCTTAGGGATACtaatacaaaaatacatgcacTCAGAACTTTAACAGCATTAGGACGAGCAATGTTAATGGTAGGAGAAGGACGGAAGGGAATCATATCTCTAATTTATGCTACCTTAATAGATGCCCATATGGGCACAACGGTGGGCTTGAGGAAAGTATGGGAAAGAGATTTTGAAAGTGAATTAGATGAAGATAAATGGAATAAACTATGGAACAATAGACCATTTAGATCAGTATCAGCCTCTATTCGAGAAACTACTCTGAAAATACTGAGTAGGTGGTACCGAACACCAGTGCAACTAGCGCATATTACTAAAACTTGCAGTTCCctctgttggagaggctgcaagaTAAAGGCACATATTTTCATTTCTGGTGGTCTTGCTCATttatacagggattctggaagTCAGTACATAGAGAATGAATTATTATTACCAGTGAaacaattgtatatgatccagaactatttttattatcaatatactgTTGGGAATCTCAATGTAGCAGAGTTTAGAAAGTCTTTGTTCAAAGAAATACACCAGAGCTTTCACTTCAGTACAGAGCTTTACTGAGATATAAAATGGCGTTCTCCAGTACATTCAGTTTTCTCCATACACAACACAGCATATCATGAAACGTACATCTCTGAGTTCAGACATGATTAAAATTACAACTCTATATACACTTTCATTACATCACTCATGCAAttgtccaattattcaattagcTGAATCTTCATTTCTTATCtgacctttccagattcttcatGAGTCAGTAGCACCTGTCATAGTTTTATGCCCAAGTCCAAGTCCACCAGGGCTGTAACTAATCTGTGGATAAATTTTGTGTCTCAACATATACAAAGGACTCAATactggattgaaatgtaaagatcTATTAATATTCCTGATGATGGCAGGTtgccagacaattacacagcagtggaaaaactGGATAATTTGAATTTATCGGCATGGTAttgaaatatatggtctgtggcaatatcagaaaaaatatctCATGACTTGCTTCAAATCCAAGGAATATCAGAACCAACGTTGTTTGTTGCTATATGGGGGAGATGCGTTCAATATGCGTACAACAAAGTATGCCTGCCTCAGCTTTGAGTATATGGACATTCTAACAAATGAAGGGAATATAGCACATTTATAATTTAGTTTAATTGTAGTTACTATTACAGATaattttttctttgtcttttttctttttgttttgattagctaccttcccctagaagttgtattaatcaacttttcttatttttttatactatacatatttacataactAATGGTTTGATagtaattgttaggggattgtttgtattcattttttgtttattttcttttttgtaacactttaaataaaattaaaaatatattctaaTGAACCTATTAGACGTCTGCATATAAAGTTCTTTTAGTTTTGCAAGTAGCTAATGCAAGACTGAGCTGCTTGTCATTGGCCCAAATCCAACCTCCCTTGTCTCAACAAAGAGCATTACCAAAGTTATATCAACAGTAAAATCTGTCAAGGTGTGTACAAAAAGAGTAGCACCATGAATACATGCAAGAAACATCTGAAGGATACAAATAGTGTCCTCCCAGGCCCTTGATTCGTCAGTTTCAATGTCTCTTTATGGGAGTTGCCCAGCCTACATAGGAAAacctttgctgctgaaatttcccttcaTCTTTGAGTAATTGACAAGACTGGAACACCAGGTACCCTCCACCTGCCACTTGTTTGGTGAGTTATTCCTAGGATCTTGATAagtattttaacagcatttaacaatgttaagtttgtttttaatggacccctgaattgtttttaaacagatactgttgtttttatgtttctggtggttttttaaattttgtatattttttaatgtttaccatttttaactgttgtaaaccgtccagagagcttcggctatggggcggtatataaatgtaataaataaataaataaaacaagtaagTATCTTAGTTAAAAAGCAACTAACTGTgattctatcatgtctcccctcaatcttctcttctccaggctaaacatgccagttTAAGCTCTGGAAGTATATTTGAGTAGCAATaaatagttgtgctttttatac
This sequence is a window from Elgaria multicarinata webbii isolate HBS135686 ecotype San Diego chromosome 4, rElgMul1.1.pri, whole genome shotgun sequence. Protein-coding genes within it:
- the SRP9 gene encoding signal recognition particle 9 kDa protein, with protein sequence MPHYQTWEEFTRAAEKLYLSDPMKVRVVLKYRHCDGNLCIKVTDDVVCLLYRTDQAQDVKKIEKFHSQLMRLMVAKESRSVAMETD